From the Shewanella amazonensis SB2B genome, one window contains:
- the parE gene encoding DNA topoisomerase IV subunit B: MTNLYNSDAIEVLNGLEPVKRRPGMYTDTTRPNHLGQEVIDNSVDEALAGHASRIDVILQTDNSLEVIDDGRGMPVDIHPEEGIPGVELILTKLHAGGKFSNKNYQFSGGLHGVGISVVNALSRRVEITVRRDAQVYDMAFEHGDKVESLTVTGTCGRRNTGTRVHFWPEPSYFDSPNFSITKLIHLLKAKAVLCPGLRIKFTNKQTGEVHEWYFEAGLTDYLKSAVGDAPMLPQEPFVGSFAGNNEAADWAITWLPEGGEYLAESYVNLIPTPLGGTHVNGFRQGLLESMREFCEFRNLIPRGIKLSPEDIWDKTAFILSIKMQDPQFAGQTKEKLSSRQSAAFVSGIVRDAFSLYLNSHTDLAEMLAEMCISNAQKRMKAAKKVARKKVTAGPALPGKLTDCSGQDPMTSELFLVEGDSAGGSAKQARDREFQAIMPLRGKILNTWEVEASQVLASQEVHDISVAIGCDPDSDDISELRYGKVCILADADSDGLHIATLLCALFLKHYRVLVERGHVYIAMPPLFRIDIGKEVYYALDESEKQGILDRIAAEGKKGKPQVTRFKGLGEMNPLQLRETTMDPNTRRLVQLTIDDSDDTVALMDMLLAKKRSGDRKTWLETKGDLAII; this comes from the coding sequence ATGACCAACCTATACAATTCTGATGCCATTGAGGTGCTGAACGGCCTTGAGCCGGTAAAGCGCCGTCCCGGTATGTACACCGATACCACACGTCCCAATCACCTGGGACAGGAAGTCATAGACAACAGTGTGGACGAGGCGCTGGCGGGACACGCAAGTCGTATTGATGTTATTCTGCAAACGGACAATTCCCTCGAGGTCATCGACGACGGTCGGGGTATGCCGGTGGATATCCACCCGGAAGAGGGCATTCCCGGGGTTGAACTCATTCTCACCAAACTCCACGCCGGTGGTAAATTTTCCAATAAAAACTACCAGTTTTCCGGTGGTTTACACGGTGTGGGCATTTCGGTAGTAAACGCCCTGTCGCGCCGGGTTGAAATCACAGTGCGTCGGGATGCTCAGGTCTACGACATGGCCTTCGAGCACGGTGATAAGGTGGAAAGCCTGACCGTGACCGGTACCTGCGGCCGGCGTAATACGGGTACCCGTGTGCATTTCTGGCCGGAGCCAAGCTATTTCGATTCACCCAATTTCTCCATTACCAAGCTGATCCATCTGCTTAAAGCCAAGGCAGTACTCTGCCCCGGGCTCAGAATCAAATTTACCAACAAGCAAACCGGTGAAGTGCATGAATGGTACTTCGAGGCCGGGCTGACGGATTACTTAAAGAGTGCCGTGGGCGATGCCCCCATGCTGCCTCAAGAGCCCTTTGTGGGCAGTTTTGCCGGTAATAATGAGGCTGCAGACTGGGCTATTACCTGGTTACCCGAGGGCGGCGAATATCTTGCCGAAAGTTATGTAAACCTGATCCCCACCCCGCTGGGTGGCACCCACGTGAATGGCTTCCGTCAGGGGCTGCTGGAATCCATGCGGGAGTTTTGTGAGTTTCGAAACCTCATTCCCCGCGGAATAAAACTCAGTCCTGAAGATATCTGGGATAAAACGGCGTTCATTTTATCCATCAAGATGCAGGATCCCCAGTTTGCCGGTCAGACCAAGGAAAAACTCTCCAGCCGTCAGAGCGCGGCCTTTGTGTCCGGCATCGTTCGCGACGCGTTTTCCCTGTACCTGAACTCCCATACGGATTTGGCGGAAATGCTGGCGGAGATGTGTATCTCCAACGCCCAGAAGCGTATGAAGGCGGCCAAGAAAGTCGCCCGTAAAAAGGTCACGGCAGGGCCAGCCTTGCCCGGCAAGCTAACCGACTGCAGTGGTCAGGACCCCATGACCTCAGAACTCTTTTTGGTGGAAGGGGATTCGGCAGGTGGCAGTGCCAAACAGGCACGGGATCGCGAGTTTCAGGCCATCATGCCGCTGCGGGGCAAGATTTTGAATACCTGGGAGGTTGAGGCTTCACAGGTATTGGCATCTCAGGAAGTACACGATATCTCCGTGGCCATCGGCTGCGACCCTGACAGCGATGATATTTCTGAGCTGCGTTACGGTAAGGTGTGTATTCTGGCCGACGCCGACTCGGATGGATTGCACATTGCTACCTTGTTGTGTGCACTCTTCCTCAAGCACTACCGGGTACTCGTGGAGCGTGGCCATGTGTACATCGCCATGCCGCCGCTGTTCCGTATCGATATAGGTAAAGAGGTATACTACGCCCTCGATGAGTCGGAAAAGCAGGGGATCCTCGACAGGATCGCCGCCGAAGGCAAAAAAGGCAAACCTCAGGTAACGCGCTTTAAAGGACTGGGTGAAATGAACCCGTTACAGCTGCGTGAGACCACCATGGACCCTAACACCCGTCGCCTGGTGCAGCTGACCATAGACGACAGTGACGATACCGTCGCGCTGATGGACATGTTGCTGGCGAAAAAGCGCTCCGGCGACAGAAAAACTTGGCTTGAAACCAAAGGCGATCTGGCAATCATCTGA
- a CDS encoding YqiA/YcfP family alpha/beta fold hydrolase — translation MLLYIHGFNSSPQSDKGLQSANFIAANHPGVRLVQPQLPTDIERAVALLCEITEEAKARGEPLRFIGSSLGGFFATYLAETYGGKAALINPAVSPYDLFEAFLGPQHNPYTGEDYLVLPSHREALKRYDVAAIANPDRFFVLLQTGDEVLDYRLALGKYYCCRMLIEPGGDHSFVGFERQLPDIAAFLELP, via the coding sequence ATGCTGCTTTATATTCACGGATTCAACAGCTCCCCGCAGTCTGACAAAGGCCTACAGAGTGCCAACTTTATTGCCGCGAACCATCCCGGTGTTCGCTTGGTGCAGCCCCAATTACCCACTGATATTGAGCGGGCTGTCGCGCTTTTGTGTGAGATAACAGAAGAGGCCAAGGCAAGGGGGGAACCACTGAGATTTATCGGCTCGTCTCTCGGCGGCTTTTTTGCCACTTATCTTGCTGAAACCTACGGTGGCAAGGCGGCACTGATCAATCCTGCGGTCTCGCCTTACGATCTCTTTGAAGCCTTTCTGGGGCCACAGCATAATCCTTACACCGGTGAAGACTATCTGGTGTTGCCATCTCACCGCGAAGCCCTCAAGCGCTATGATGTTGCTGCCATAGCCAATCCGGACCGTTTTTTTGTATTATTACAAACCGGTGACGAGGTGCTGGATTACCGACTGGCCCTTGGCAAATACTATTGCTGCCGGATGTTGATAGAACCCGGTGGAGACCACAGTTTTGTGGGTTTTGAGCGGCAATTACCGGATATCGCCGCTTTTTTAGAGTTACCTTGA
- the cpdA gene encoding 3',5'-cyclic-AMP phosphodiesterase: MLKEAVEYSLAEGEAARLVQITDPHLFASNDGQLLGVNTSQSLAAVLNTLNATHYPAHLMLATGDISQDYTPDSYRNFVQAIEFLGLPCHYLPGNHDDPRVMNLHMQGPRVFGQQRILIGNWHILMLDSTVRGKPGGHMGELQFSLIDQAIAAYPNHHTLLVMHHNPILMDCAWLDQHCMDNGSDFLARVSAYPQVKGILWGHVHQAVDEVYATANGQLPLMATPSTCIQFKPKSPYFALDHLQPGYRLLELLSDGSIHTHVYRVPGNRFAPDHSSSGY; this comes from the coding sequence GTGCTGAAAGAGGCTGTTGAATATTCGTTGGCAGAAGGGGAAGCTGCGCGTCTGGTGCAGATCACCGATCCACATTTATTTGCCAGCAACGACGGACAACTGCTGGGCGTGAACACCAGTCAGAGCCTGGCGGCTGTGCTCAATACCCTGAATGCCACCCATTATCCCGCGCACCTGATGCTCGCCACCGGTGACATCAGTCAGGATTACACTCCGGATTCTTACCGTAACTTCGTTCAGGCCATCGAATTTCTTGGTCTACCTTGCCATTATTTGCCCGGAAACCATGACGATCCAAGGGTCATGAACCTGCATATGCAGGGTCCCAGGGTCTTCGGGCAGCAGCGAATTCTGATTGGGAACTGGCATATTCTGATGCTGGACAGTACCGTGCGGGGAAAGCCCGGAGGCCATATGGGGGAGCTGCAATTCTCCCTCATCGACCAGGCCATCGCAGCATACCCGAACCACCATACGCTGCTTGTGATGCACCATAATCCCATTCTGATGGATTGCGCCTGGCTCGATCAGCACTGTATGGATAACGGCAGTGACTTTCTCGCCAGGGTGTCTGCATACCCTCAGGTGAAGGGCATTCTCTGGGGCCATGTGCATCAGGCCGTGGATGAAGTGTATGCCACGGCCAATGGCCAGCTACCACTGATGGCCACCCCATCTACCTGTATTCAATTCAAACCCAAGTCACCTTACTTTGCCCTCGATCATCTGCAGCCTGGCTACCGTTTGCTGGAGCTTTTGAGCGATGGTAGCATTCATACACATGTTTACCGTGTGCCGGGTAATCGCTTTGCGCCGGACCACAGCTCCAGCGGTTACTGA
- a CDS encoding DUF1249 domain-containing protein: MKGKGVKARYQPDLNGFLALCGRNYALLLRWLPSALAMDAPASVRGSNGILKITLVENTRYTQLVEISRPLGKTPLIEDPKVLVRIYHDAKLAEVLTGRQFSLLSAVYDYPNLRMYQSDEKYQVNAFLEELLKIGCRYQSVVRS, from the coding sequence TTGAAGGGCAAGGGAGTGAAAGCGCGATATCAGCCGGATCTCAACGGCTTTTTGGCCTTGTGTGGCCGAAACTATGCCTTGTTGCTGCGCTGGCTACCCTCAGCGCTGGCCATGGATGCTCCCGCCAGTGTCCGTGGCAGCAACGGCATCCTTAAAATCACGCTGGTGGAAAATACCCGCTACACCCAATTGGTCGAAATTTCCCGCCCACTTGGAAAAACACCACTAATTGAAGACCCTAAGGTATTGGTTCGGATTTATCATGATGCTAAATTAGCAGAAGTGTTAACTGGTCGGCAGTTTTCACTTCTCAGTGCGGTGTATGATTACCCCAATTTGCGAATGTACCAAAGTGATGAAAAGTACCAGGTCAATGCATTCCTGGAAGAGTTATTGAAGATTGGTTGTCGATATCAGTCGGTTGTCCGGTCTTAA
- the nudF gene encoding ADP-ribose diphosphatase codes for MFNRLFSREDIEVLGSSTLYQGFFKMVRYQFRHRLFAGGWSEVVSREVFERGHAVVVLPYDPVTDQVVLIEQVRFPALETSEFPWLLELVAGMMEDGESAEDVARRELMEEAGLTASRMLPIGSYLSSPGGCSERFYCFLAEVDASQAEGLHGLAHEHEDIRVHVMSREAAYAMVESGEIDNGSTVLGLQWLELNRHKLMRSDL; via the coding sequence ATGTTTAACAGACTCTTCAGTCGTGAAGACATTGAAGTACTGGGCTCGAGCACCCTGTATCAGGGTTTTTTCAAGATGGTCAGGTATCAGTTTCGCCATCGTCTGTTTGCCGGCGGCTGGAGTGAGGTCGTCTCGCGGGAAGTGTTTGAACGTGGTCACGCTGTTGTGGTGTTGCCCTATGATCCGGTGACTGACCAGGTGGTCCTGATTGAACAGGTCAGGTTTCCGGCACTGGAAACCTCTGAATTCCCTTGGTTGCTGGAGTTGGTGGCTGGCATGATGGAGGACGGGGAGTCGGCCGAAGACGTGGCACGCAGAGAGTTAATGGAAGAGGCGGGGCTTACTGCATCGCGGATGCTGCCCATTGGCAGTTATCTCTCCAGTCCCGGGGGCTGCAGCGAGCGCTTTTATTGTTTTCTGGCTGAAGTCGATGCCAGTCAGGCGGAAGGCCTCCATGGCCTTGCCCATGAGCATGAAGATATTCGGGTGCACGTGATGAGCCGCGAAGCCGCCTATGCCATGGTGGAAAGTGGCGAAATCGATAATGGTTCAACTGTGCTTGGTCTGCAGTGGCTTGAGTTAAACCGACATAAGCTGATGCGGAGTGACCTTTGA